A genome region from Catenulispora sp. MAP5-51 includes the following:
- a CDS encoding lipase family protein translates to MANDFVPREPQVDFYIETEDDISGRAGTLIRHEPLADGDGAFVEGAGAMYRVLYESTSGTKARLGDPIAVSGLVAFPEGPAPEDGWPVVSWAHGTVGSADICAPSMDSHVPAGLEDEGLGLLRKINKAPHKLLRALLEAGWVVAMTDYEGLGTRGNHPFLLGESEGRGVLDIVPAARQLAAQTGHRASAQRYAIVGHSQGGQAALFAAHLASRENNPYPTQGELAGVAALAPASNLKGGTLTDPEGLLPAYGLPDPVGDLGGFYVLFSNGVFGGNPDIPAHEIFQPAAETKYREDFDTKSRAELSLDEFWMDRPPFDVKDPEGSLFRSQVALPGSDRAKAWTAYWEQVERFTPDKQIRVPIRISQARGDERVKASKTEKLIGQLRRTSDPKLITEVFYGVMGTVPDPASLGEHFGLLADESEIAAIVDWLGGLA, encoded by the coding sequence ATGGCCAACGACTTCGTGCCGCGCGAACCCCAGGTCGATTTCTACATCGAGACCGAGGATGACATCTCCGGCCGGGCCGGAACGCTGATCCGCCACGAGCCGCTCGCCGACGGCGACGGGGCCTTCGTCGAGGGTGCGGGGGCGATGTACCGCGTCCTGTACGAGTCCACCAGCGGGACGAAGGCCCGGCTGGGGGATCCGATCGCGGTGTCGGGGCTGGTCGCGTTCCCGGAGGGTCCGGCGCCGGAGGACGGATGGCCCGTGGTCAGCTGGGCGCACGGCACGGTCGGGAGCGCCGATATCTGCGCGCCGTCCATGGACTCCCACGTGCCGGCCGGCCTGGAGGACGAGGGGCTGGGCCTGCTCCGTAAGATCAACAAGGCTCCGCACAAGCTGCTGAGGGCTCTCCTGGAGGCCGGCTGGGTCGTGGCCATGACCGACTACGAAGGACTCGGCACCCGCGGCAACCACCCCTTCCTGCTCGGCGAGTCCGAGGGGCGGGGCGTGCTCGACATCGTCCCGGCCGCGCGGCAGCTCGCGGCGCAGACCGGTCATCGGGCGTCGGCGCAGCGCTACGCGATCGTCGGGCACTCCCAGGGCGGGCAGGCCGCGCTGTTCGCGGCGCACCTGGCGAGCAGGGAGAACAACCCCTATCCCACGCAAGGCGAGCTCGCGGGCGTCGCCGCGTTGGCACCCGCCTCCAATCTCAAGGGCGGCACCCTGACGGATCCCGAAGGCTTGCTACCCGCTTACGGGCTCCCCGATCCGGTCGGCGACCTGGGCGGCTTCTACGTGCTCTTCAGTAACGGGGTCTTCGGCGGCAACCCGGACATCCCCGCGCACGAGATCTTCCAGCCGGCGGCGGAGACCAAGTACCGCGAGGACTTCGACACCAAGTCCCGCGCGGAACTGAGCTTGGACGAGTTCTGGATGGACCGGCCGCCGTTCGACGTGAAGGATCCGGAGGGCAGTCTCTTCCGCTCCCAGGTGGCGCTGCCCGGCAGCGACCGAGCCAAGGCGTGGACGGCGTACTGGGAGCAGGTGGAGCGCTTCACCCCGGACAAGCAGATCCGTGTGCCGATCCGCATCTCCCAAGCGCGCGGGGACGAGCGGGTCAAGGCGTCCAAGACCGAGAAGCTGATCGGCCAGCTCCGCAGGACCAGCGATCCGAAACTGATCACAGAGGTCTTCTACGGCGTCATGGGAACAGTGCCGGATCCCGCGTCTCTCGGTGAGCACTTCGGCCTGTTGGCCGACGAGAGCGAGATCGCCGCGATCGTCGACTGGCTCGGAGGACTGGCGTGA
- the lepB gene encoding signal peptidase I, translated as MIRAAVGAGVSLLATCSAVAVVRHRYTVIQVEGTSMAPTFADGDRLLVRRTRLDAVRRGEVVVFRTPPDYRAAPDTPPWLVKRAVAIPGDAVPADMRAAVGEGTEVPAARLLVRGDNPRSLDSRNFGYVTTDGFRGVVVRRFGRSESC; from the coding sequence GTGATCCGTGCAGCCGTCGGCGCGGGCGTCAGCCTGTTGGCAACCTGTTCCGCGGTGGCGGTCGTCCGCCACCGCTACACCGTGATCCAGGTCGAGGGCACCAGCATGGCCCCGACCTTCGCCGACGGCGACCGGCTCCTGGTCAGGCGCACCCGGCTGGACGCGGTCAGACGCGGCGAGGTGGTCGTCTTCCGAACCCCGCCCGACTACCGGGCGGCCCCCGACACCCCGCCGTGGCTCGTCAAGCGAGCGGTCGCGATCCCCGGCGACGCCGTTCCGGCGGACATGCGGGCGGCCGTCGGCGAGGGCACCGAGGTTCCGGCCGCCCGCCTCCTGGTCCGCGGCGACAACCCGCGCAGCCTCGACTCGCGGAACTTCGGTTACGTCACCACGGACGGCTTCCGCGGTGTCGTCGTGCGCCGATTCGGCCGGTCTGAAAGCTGCTGA
- a CDS encoding serine/threonine-protein kinase codes for MADEPSASIPGYRDLVAIGRGGSSVVYRAWQERFERHVAVKVLSGEFDETASRRFVREMRLTGRLTGHPHVVTALDAGTTASGQPFMATDLYEQGSLQDRLNASGPLPAVETAAIGAKIAGALTDAHALGIVHRDVKPSNILISRFGEPALADFGVAVAPGSPSGMTSGNAFTPVHVAPETIAGAKPSPAGDVYSLGSTLYHLLAGEPPFFRADSPEIFALLFRIVNEPPPELNCPELPALLTVIRAAMAKHPAARPGTAQLTWKLRELILPDGWAHAQPVGCPSRDIDLPPWLTSGPVAASEPMAVRQEARPTLSIAAGEPHPPMNLLEEQPADPPRRRAAVLVGAGLGIGIAGLALVLAAIFVSW; via the coding sequence GTGGCGGATGAGCCGAGCGCTTCGATACCCGGATACCGCGACCTGGTGGCGATCGGGCGCGGTGGGTCGAGTGTCGTGTACCGGGCCTGGCAGGAGAGGTTCGAGCGCCACGTCGCCGTCAAGGTGCTGTCCGGGGAGTTCGACGAGACCGCCTCGCGGCGCTTCGTCCGGGAGATGCGGCTGACCGGCCGGCTGACCGGGCACCCGCACGTCGTGACGGCGCTGGACGCCGGCACCACGGCCTCGGGGCAGCCGTTCATGGCCACCGACCTGTACGAGCAGGGATCGTTGCAGGACCGTCTGAACGCCTCCGGTCCGTTGCCGGCCGTCGAGACCGCCGCCATCGGGGCGAAGATCGCCGGAGCGCTGACCGACGCGCACGCCCTGGGCATCGTGCACCGCGACGTGAAGCCCAGCAATATCCTGATATCGCGGTTCGGCGAGCCGGCGCTGGCCGACTTCGGCGTCGCGGTGGCGCCCGGATCCCCGTCCGGGATGACCAGCGGGAACGCCTTCACGCCGGTCCACGTCGCCCCCGAGACCATCGCCGGGGCCAAGCCCTCCCCGGCCGGGGACGTCTACTCCCTCGGCTCGACGCTCTACCACCTGCTGGCCGGCGAGCCGCCGTTCTTCCGGGCCGACAGCCCGGAGATCTTCGCTCTGCTGTTCCGCATCGTGAACGAGCCGCCACCGGAGCTGAACTGCCCGGAGCTACCCGCTCTTCTGACGGTCATCCGGGCCGCCATGGCGAAGCATCCGGCGGCTCGGCCCGGTACCGCGCAGCTCACCTGGAAACTCAGGGAGCTGATCCTGCCCGACGGATGGGCGCACGCCCAGCCGGTGGGATGCCCTTCACGGGACATCGACCTGCCGCCGTGGCTGACCTCGGGACCCGTGGCGGCCTCGGAACCGATGGCGGTCAGGCAAGAAGCGAGACCCACCTTGTCCATCGCGGCCGGAGAGCCGCATCCGCCGATGAACCTGCTCGAAGAGCAGCCGGCGGATCCCCCGCGCCGCCGCGCGGCGGTCCTCGTCGGCGCCGGGCTCGGCATCGGCATCGCCGGGCTGGCGCTCGTGCTGGCCGCGATCTTCGTGTCCTGGTGA
- a CDS encoding RNA polymerase sigma factor → MGGPRSPDESARRAVEAAWRIEWPRLVAGLTRVTGDISAAEELAQDAYVAALEQWPRDGVPPNPGGWLMVTAKHRAIDRIRRDAVFARKLTLLGHDLLTEQRRRRQQPGPDETVAQDDPLEDDLLRMIFTACHPVLSAPARAALTLRMVGGLTTAEIARAYLVSESTVAQRIVRAKRTIAAEGLPYQVPGDAELTARLDSVLEVIYLIFNEGYSATSGTDWVRAELCQDAVRLARILAGLLPSEPDVHGLAALLELQGSRIRARRAADGRVVLLADQDRAHWNGLAVRRGFAALGRAHALNRQRGLAPGRYTLQAAIAAAHAMAPTVAETDWRRIAGLYAVLAQRFPSPVVELNRAVAVAMLHGPAAGLELVDEVDALDDYHLLHAVRGDFLARLGREDEARAEFVRAAELTGNDAERELLLRRAQP, encoded by the coding sequence GTGGGCGGGCCCCGGTCGCCGGACGAGTCGGCCAGGCGCGCCGTGGAGGCGGCCTGGCGGATCGAGTGGCCCCGCCTGGTCGCCGGTCTGACTCGCGTGACCGGCGACATCTCCGCGGCCGAGGAACTCGCCCAGGACGCCTACGTGGCGGCGCTGGAGCAGTGGCCGCGCGACGGCGTGCCGCCGAATCCGGGCGGCTGGCTCATGGTCACCGCGAAACACCGCGCCATCGACCGGATCCGGCGGGACGCGGTCTTCGCCCGCAAGCTGACGCTGCTCGGCCACGACCTGCTGACCGAGCAGCGGCGGCGGCGGCAGCAGCCCGGCCCGGACGAGACCGTGGCGCAGGACGATCCGCTCGAGGACGACCTGCTGCGGATGATTTTCACGGCCTGCCACCCGGTCCTGTCCGCTCCCGCGCGGGCCGCGCTGACGCTGCGGATGGTCGGCGGCCTCACCACGGCGGAGATCGCCCGTGCCTACCTGGTGTCGGAATCGACGGTGGCGCAACGGATCGTGCGTGCCAAGCGCACGATCGCCGCCGAGGGCCTCCCCTACCAGGTGCCCGGAGACGCTGAGCTCACCGCGCGGTTGGACTCGGTGCTGGAAGTCATCTACCTGATCTTCAACGAGGGCTACTCGGCCACCTCCGGAACCGATTGGGTGCGGGCCGAACTGTGCCAGGACGCCGTGCGGCTCGCCCGCATCCTCGCCGGACTGCTGCCCTCCGAGCCGGATGTGCACGGGCTCGCCGCGCTGCTGGAACTCCAGGGTTCGCGTATTCGGGCCCGCAGGGCCGCCGACGGCCGGGTGGTCCTCCTCGCGGATCAGGACCGCGCGCACTGGAACGGGCTGGCCGTTCGCCGTGGCTTCGCAGCGCTGGGACGCGCCCACGCTCTGAACCGGCAGCGCGGACTGGCTCCCGGGCGCTACACCCTGCAGGCCGCCATCGCCGCCGCCCACGCCATGGCGCCGACCGTCGCCGAGACCGACTGGCGGCGCATCGCCGGGTTGTACGCCGTTCTCGCGCAACGGTTTCCGTCGCCGGTCGTGGAACTCAACCGGGCGGTCGCGGTGGCGATGCTGCACGGTCCGGCCGCCGGCCTGGAACTGGTCGACGAGGTGGATGCCCTGGACGACTACCACCTTCTGCACGCGGTACGCGGCGACTTTCTGGCCCGCCTCGGACGTGAGGACGAGGCGCGAGCGGAGTTCGTCCGTGCCGCGGAGCTGACCGGCAACGATGCCGAACGCGAGCTGCTGTTGCGGCGGGCTCAGCCGTAG
- a CDS encoding dihydrofolate reductase family protein gives MRKLVAFEHMTVDGYAASNEGLGFEFTWRAYSEELSAYGDEHIRADVDTALYGRATYLGMREYWSAVPADPAASQHEQVHAEWVNGVEKIVFSTTLESAGWTNARVIGSDVEAQVRALKAGPGGTMQIYASPKLVHSFVGLGLIDEFRIVLHPGTLGAGTPLFPDKSALDLDLVESKAFASGAVYLRYRVA, from the coding sequence GTGCGCAAGCTGGTGGCGTTCGAGCACATGACAGTGGACGGGTACGCGGCCTCGAACGAGGGGCTGGGATTCGAGTTCACCTGGCGGGCCTACAGCGAGGAGCTCAGTGCGTACGGCGACGAGCACATCCGTGCCGACGTCGACACCGCGTTGTACGGCCGCGCGACCTACCTCGGCATGCGCGAGTACTGGTCGGCGGTGCCGGCGGACCCCGCGGCGTCGCAGCACGAGCAGGTGCACGCCGAGTGGGTGAACGGCGTGGAGAAGATCGTGTTCTCCACGACGCTGGAATCGGCGGGCTGGACCAACGCCCGCGTCATCGGATCCGATGTGGAGGCGCAGGTGCGGGCGCTGAAGGCGGGGCCGGGCGGCACTATGCAGATCTATGCCAGCCCGAAGCTGGTGCACTCCTTCGTGGGCCTGGGCTTGATCGACGAGTTCCGGATCGTGCTGCATCCTGGAACCCTCGGCGCGGGCACGCCTCTGTTCCCCGACAAGTCCGCGCTCGACCTGGACCTGGTCGAATCGAAGGCGTTCGCGTCCGGTGCGGTCTATCTCCGCTACCGGGTCGCCTGA
- a CDS encoding YciI family protein: MRSLVLVRLDPALAPDGGPDEALISAMAELIEEMTKAGVLLDTGGLRPAEESTRIQQSKGVQTVVDGPFTESKEIIGGYCLLQTRTGEEAVEWASRFLRVHGPEWEIAVEVRQIEEPV, encoded by the coding sequence ATGCGTTCCCTGGTTCTGGTCCGGCTCGATCCCGCGCTCGCCCCCGACGGCGGCCCGGACGAGGCGCTGATCTCCGCGATGGCCGAGCTGATCGAGGAGATGACGAAGGCCGGTGTGCTCCTGGACACCGGTGGTCTGCGGCCGGCCGAGGAGTCGACGCGGATCCAGCAGTCCAAGGGCGTGCAGACCGTGGTCGACGGCCCGTTCACCGAGTCCAAGGAGATCATCGGCGGCTACTGCCTGCTGCAGACGCGCACCGGCGAGGAGGCGGTCGAGTGGGCGTCGCGCTTCCTGCGCGTCCACGGCCCCGAATGGGAGATCGCGGTCGAGGTCCGGCAGATCGAGGAGCCCGTCTGA
- a CDS encoding amidohydrolase produces MTAAGAEPSSVADSIYFNGRIITMAEPEAETEPDGDSAARPEAVAVRGETIVFVGALEEAERDWRGPATVMRDLEDRTLLPGFIDPHSHLGGIGLQATVADLLAAPDGDVRRLGDVIEKLSRWRDANPPYSPTQPLGRSRWIIGFGYDDAIIGGHPTREDLDRVSTERPVLAIHQSFHLGAVNSVGLRELGISADTPDPDGGVIRREDDLPDFGTPSGVLEEAAFTLANTEAFRTAAVDGRPANLNPLIAAGFFKAGRAVANRFGFTTVQEGGTTPEILAAMRSAGAFPLPPWQVDVVVYISAAAVGDADLAVSQDYARGLRCAGVKMFLDGSPQGRTAWLTEPYKEPPGDLPEDYCGYPAIKDFDVVVGQVRRAFANDWQVIAHVNGDAAIDQFIAAIEAVCAERGEPDAAARRPVAIHAQTAREDQLEAFARLGVIPSFFSMHTFYWGDWYQDVVLGSPRAENISPAATALAMGLRYTSHHDAPVALPDSIRVLSSQVTRRTRGRGDVLGEDQRVSVRDALRSLTVNAAYQYFEEHRKGTIEAGKQADLVVLNHCPLDFEDPYASAEWESLKVVETIRRGVRMPFETADAVTVGALAAEESEGPVIVPFRPAC; encoded by the coding sequence GTGACCGCCGCCGGGGCCGAGCCGTCCTCGGTCGCCGACAGCATCTACTTCAACGGCCGGATCATCACCATGGCCGAACCCGAGGCCGAGACCGAACCCGACGGCGACTCCGCGGCGCGCCCGGAGGCCGTGGCGGTGCGCGGGGAGACCATCGTCTTCGTCGGCGCGTTGGAGGAGGCCGAACGCGATTGGCGCGGGCCGGCGACCGTGATGCGTGATCTCGAAGACAGAACCCTGTTACCTGGCTTCATCGACCCGCACAGCCACCTGGGCGGCATCGGGTTGCAGGCGACTGTGGCCGATCTGCTGGCCGCGCCCGACGGGGACGTGCGCCGGCTCGGCGACGTCATCGAGAAGCTGTCCCGATGGCGGGACGCGAACCCGCCCTACAGCCCGACCCAGCCGCTGGGCCGCTCGCGCTGGATCATCGGCTTCGGCTACGACGACGCCATTATCGGCGGCCACCCCACCCGCGAGGACCTGGATCGCGTTAGTACCGAGCGGCCGGTGCTGGCCATCCACCAGTCGTTCCATCTCGGCGCGGTCAACTCGGTGGGCCTGCGGGAACTCGGGATCAGCGCCGACACGCCGGACCCGGACGGCGGCGTCATCCGGCGCGAGGACGACCTCCCGGACTTCGGGACCCCGAGCGGGGTCCTGGAGGAGGCGGCGTTCACTCTGGCCAACACCGAGGCGTTCCGAACCGCCGCCGTGGACGGGCGCCCGGCCAATCTCAATCCCCTGATCGCCGCCGGATTCTTCAAAGCCGGCCGGGCGGTGGCCAACCGCTTCGGGTTCACCACCGTGCAGGAAGGGGGCACCACGCCGGAGATCCTGGCCGCGATGCGCTCGGCGGGCGCCTTCCCGCTCCCGCCCTGGCAGGTGGACGTGGTGGTGTACATCAGCGCCGCCGCGGTCGGGGACGCCGACCTCGCTGTCAGTCAGGACTACGCCCGCGGGCTGCGCTGCGCCGGGGTCAAGATGTTCCTCGACGGCTCACCCCAGGGCCGTACCGCGTGGCTGACCGAGCCGTACAAGGAGCCGCCGGGCGATCTGCCCGAGGACTACTGCGGCTATCCCGCGATCAAGGACTTCGACGTGGTCGTCGGGCAGGTCCGCCGCGCCTTCGCCAACGACTGGCAGGTCATCGCGCACGTCAACGGCGACGCCGCCATCGACCAGTTCATCGCCGCGATCGAAGCCGTCTGCGCGGAACGCGGCGAACCGGACGCCGCCGCCCGGCGCCCGGTGGCCATCCACGCCCAGACCGCGCGCGAGGACCAGCTGGAGGCGTTCGCCCGCCTGGGCGTCATCCCTTCGTTCTTCTCCATGCACACCTTCTATTGGGGCGACTGGTATCAGGACGTCGTGCTGGGATCGCCGCGCGCAGAGAACATCTCTCCGGCGGCCACCGCGCTCGCCATGGGGCTCCGCTACACCTCCCATCACGACGCCCCGGTGGCGCTCCCGGACTCCATCAGGGTCCTGTCGAGCCAGGTGACCCGCCGTACTCGCGGCCGTGGCGACGTCCTCGGGGAGGACCAGCGGGTGTCGGTGCGCGATGCGCTGAGGTCGTTGACGGTCAACGCCGCGTATCAGTACTTCGAGGAGCACCGCAAAGGCACCATCGAGGCCGGCAAGCAGGCCGATCTGGTCGTCCTGAACCACTGCCCCCTCGACTTCGAGGATCCCTACGCGAGCGCAGAGTGGGAGAGCCTGAAGGTCGTCGAGACGATTCGGCGCGGGGTGCGCATGCCGTTCGAGACGGCTGACGCGGTTACCGTAGGCGCTCTCGCCGCCGAGGAGTCGGAGGGACCGGTGATCGTCCCGTTCCGCCCGGCCTGTTGA